TCTCAAGGAGTCGTGCGGGCAATGGATGTCGTGGCTACCGACAGCGGACCCGAAGTTGTCGTGCGCACGCTGTTGCGGGCAATGGAGCATCCCAACAGCCCCGCTAAACCCGCTCGTCCTCAAAAAATTGTCGTGCGCGATCGCGAAATTCAGTTTTATTTGCGCGGCGTGTTACAAGAATTAGACATCGCGATCGATTACGTCCCCGATCTACCGCTAATTGATGAATTGTATCGCGGCTTTGAAGAATTTGGGGAAGCTCATCCCCCCGAATTACCACCTCAATATGCCACCGCCCTCAAAAAGAAAGCATTTGAGATTTGGCAAGCTGCTCCTTGGGAGTTGTTAGAAGAACACCAAATTATTGCCGTCAAGCTCAACCATTTTGACATCGAAACCCTATATATATCCGTAATGGGCATGTTGGGGATGGAATATGGCATTTTGCTCTATCGCTCTGCTGAATCCTTGCAAAGATTTCGGGCGAAAGTTTTGATTGAAGAAGATGCCACAGAACAGCTAGAAGAAGCATTTCTCAAACAAGATTGCTTATTTCTCACTTTCGAGCGCTCGGAAGAGATGGATGGTGGTGGAGAATTTGTCGATCTAGCAGACCTACCCCTGTCGGAGATTGAGCCATCTTTTGGTAATATCCATCCTCTAGAAGGACTACGCTCTGTCCTCTATGAGGAGGAGGCTAGTGCTGTTTTTGTTGCCTTGGAAGCTTTAAATCGCTTTTTGCGAAACGAGCGCCGACAACTAGGCGGGAAAACTTTCCCTGAGATTAGCCGCAATTATCGCATTACACTACCCTCATCCCAGTCGGAGAAAAAATCTCAACCCCTCAGCGTGACTGTCTCCACCTTGCCGAATTTGGCTACAGAGTTAGAGGAAATGGCAGATGCAGTTGCAACTGAGGCAATAGAAGCAGAAGATTTGGACGACATGCCTCTATTTCAGTCTTTACGGGACGATTTAATCCCAGAAGATTCTTTTCTCAGTTTGGGGGTTGTGTCTTGGGAAATGGTGCAGCAATTGCGCCAGAAAGTCACCCATCAGCAAGTCGGCAAGCCTACAGAAGCAGGAGATGGATTGCCAGTAATTTTGATTCAAACTTCCCGTCCTAAAGCCAAAGAAGCGATTGAGGCTCTCTTGAGTGCGGGAGGACTTAGAGGTATCGGTTTTAATCCCGGAGCAGATCCGTTTGGTGGCGATCGCTACGATTTAGGCGTGCTGCAAACTAATAATGGAGAGTTATTTCTATTTGGCGAATTTTTAGAAGACGATCCAGTTCACGTCGTCGCGAGAAAGAAGTGGAACGATCGCTGCAAGCATACCAAAGGCTATTGCGGCTTAATCGTCGCGAGAGGTCTAATGGGTGCTTCGCGGGGACAACCCCAAATGAAAGATATGATGGCACTATTTGAAGCGCGATCTCTTTCATCTAAAGATTTAGGCATTGGAATGCTTCAGTTAATGCCACAGATTGAATAAGCGGTCATTGGTGAGTGGCTGGTGGCTAGTGGCTAGTGGTTAGATTCTTCTCTAGTCAAGGTTTCCAATATTCCAACAGTCACTGGTGATTAGATTCTTCTCTAGTCAGCAGCCACTAGTCACTGATTTTGTTCTACTTTATGTTGCTCTAAATTGGCTAGATCGCGAAAAACAATCAAAAATTCTTTATCGCCAATTGTACTAATTCGTGCCTCTTGGTAATGCTGTTTGTTCTTAAAAGAAACCGGAAATTGAAAAATCTGAGTTGCGCCAGTTCTCAGAGCTAATCGAGCATATTCGAGCAGCTGTTGTGCCGTTTCTGCTGGCAAGAACTCATTCACGTTCTTACCTAAGATATCTCCATTCAAAGTAAACGAATTAGCTTCTTTTGCTGGCATATAGCTCAGACACGTACCATCTTGTTTCATCCGCAATATAGAATCTGGCAGCGCTCTTAATATAGTACTACTCGCCGTTTCACTTTCATACAAGGCAGATTGAACTTCTTTTTGTCGCCGCCAGTTCTGAATTAGTTTCTCCACTACGATCGCACCTAATACGCCACAGACCAAGCCGAGAATCCCAATTGGAATTAGCAAGTCTTGAGCAGAAAAATTAGATTGCGATACATTAGACACTGCTACGTTATATTCTTTCAAAACTACTCGTGACGTGATGCCGTACAGAGCGCTACAAAACACAGTTAAAAATAAGATGAGTCCCAGCCAAGCCTGTCTGCGAAGTAAAGCAACTGTATCAGCTAAAGCAGAGGGTGATAATGTTTGAACGGGAGATTGCTGAGGTTGCTGTCGCGGAATTTGACTGCCGATTAACGAAGTCATTCTAATTCCAGCAATTAATAGCACTACTAAACCCGAACCTAATAAGAGAATATAAAAGTTACTGAATGTCCCTCCTAAATATAATCCCTGATGAATTTCTAGCAAAAATCCGATTTGCTCTCTAGATAAACCAAGCCAGTCCCTTGCTATTGTGTAAGCTAAAC
This window of the Chroococcidiopsis thermalis PCC 7203 genome carries:
- a CDS encoding PAS domain-containing protein, which produces MKVEFRKLHRQLAPILFLPLLASALTGVAYRLGKSWFGVSTSVGDVLMTIHQGEYLGKRLVPIYIILISLGILGMSVTGTHLLDRRSSDRELAKSNIRNIHRLLALILLLPLSISAETGLAYTIARDWLGLSREQIGFLLEIHQGLYLGGTFSNFYILLLGSGLVVLLIAGIRMTSLIGSQIPRQQPQQSPVQTLSPSALADTVALLRRQAWLGLILFLTVFCSALYGITSRVVLKEYNVAVSNVSQSNFSAQDLLIPIGILGLVCGVLGAIVVEKLIQNWRRQKEVQSALYESETASSTILRALPDSILRMKQDGTCLSYMPAKEANSFTLNGDILGKNVNEFLPAETAQQLLEYARLALRTGATQIFQFPVSFKNKQHYQEARISTIGDKEFLIVFRDLANLEQHKVEQNQ
- a CDS encoding DUF6930 domain-containing protein, translated to MTTSLNSSTRRRLQKLNQIPCVWEGDRRTLSAPSPRGDAEAGSECILWVDGSQGVVRAMDVVATDSGPEVVVRTLLRAMEHPNSPAKPARPQKIVVRDREIQFYLRGVLQELDIAIDYVPDLPLIDELYRGFEEFGEAHPPELPPQYATALKKKAFEIWQAAPWELLEEHQIIAVKLNHFDIETLYISVMGMLGMEYGILLYRSAESLQRFRAKVLIEEDATEQLEEAFLKQDCLFLTFERSEEMDGGGEFVDLADLPLSEIEPSFGNIHPLEGLRSVLYEEEASAVFVALEALNRFLRNERRQLGGKTFPEISRNYRITLPSSQSEKKSQPLSVTVSTLPNLATELEEMADAVATEAIEAEDLDDMPLFQSLRDDLIPEDSFLSLGVVSWEMVQQLRQKVTHQQVGKPTEAGDGLPVILIQTSRPKAKEAIEALLSAGGLRGIGFNPGADPFGGDRYDLGVLQTNNGELFLFGEFLEDDPVHVVARKKWNDRCKHTKGYCGLIVARGLMGASRGQPQMKDMMALFEARSLSSKDLGIGMLQLMPQIE